The DNA segment CGCTTTGGATGTTTGGGAAGTACCAGAGTTATCCAAAGGGGAAAGCGGAATAATTGTCGTGAAGGGACCAATCGCATTACTCATTTTTTACCCCTTTCCAATCCCGAGGGCTGTGGAAGCCATCGCTTTACTCGCGTTCAGGGCGGTTACATTCGCTTCATAAGACCTGTTAGCTGAGATCATATCAACCATTTCCTCTACAAGGGTCACATTCGGATAGCGCACATATCCGACAGGGATCCCATCTTCGGCTGTTTTGGCCGCGTCCGGATTATTCGGATCGTATTCCAGCCTGAATTCATTGTTATCCTGAACAACAGCAGTGACCTGAACCCCTTCGCTTCTTAACTTGATGCGGGTATCCTTAAATACATCTGCAAAATCTGTTTCAGATGGACGAGAAGAAAAGACGGCAACTTCGCGCTGATAAGGAATGGGGTTACC comes from the Dehalobacter sp. genome and includes:
- the flgC gene encoding flagellar basal body rod protein FlgC, with product MGLFTGMNISASGLTAQKLRLDLISNNIANINTANTGQTTAAGNPIPYQREVAVFSSRPSETDFADVFKDTRIKLRSEGVQVTAVVQDNNEFRLEYDPNNPDAAKTAEDGIPVGYVRYPNVTLVEEMVDMISANRSYEANVTALNASKAMASTALGIGKG